A single genomic interval of Stieleria maiorica harbors:
- a CDS encoding tetratricopeptide repeat protein, which produces MNTRKLQSVALVLLGVLGMHVGTASTAVAELLPPDKLASCQMHVIGIYSPEDHSTDDRVFVTVQPTGQPIVLVMSGYFGAQWNLEISPDADVRQVIVAGYFEHGVVGIPESIPTEVITYFPAADKSRKDYFWAYAWHTQNGRELRARLKDITGLDITTFQGQYSGKRFVVDGKNGRVADFTSESGPDSDHIAKSDKNAHTLENQLRRDAMEAKRHLSRLSDRVAKNHPALKQLKENLDLIDDQLERMGAAPLATVTDQSTAQPKTTPSAESDQRSVIESLVRQSFRLQMQLQLARIEKAEADLQRIKHQLKQRQEAAEEIIAARVETLVNHDAAAAARESKVADHEPKVPASVHASEGWKAWRTHKPGDALKSFLKAVEMEPENEVALNGLGWTYVHLGEYEKAIAQFKRIDSESPVQGAALNGIGQSLLAMGKLDEAEKVLLDATEKTIAKEGEASAARMGLAAWYGLVRVYLQKQDNDQAKRWSERYLKHKPDDQMMKEMFEQAEAATGTTSAEE; this is translated from the coding sequence ATGAACACCAGAAAACTACAGTCCGTTGCTCTGGTTCTGCTCGGCGTCCTCGGCATGCATGTGGGCACGGCGTCCACCGCGGTCGCGGAACTGTTGCCGCCAGACAAACTTGCATCGTGCCAGATGCACGTCATCGGTATTTACTCGCCGGAGGACCATAGCACCGACGACCGAGTGTTCGTCACCGTGCAACCGACGGGGCAACCGATCGTGTTAGTCATGAGCGGCTATTTCGGCGCTCAATGGAATTTGGAGATCTCACCCGACGCCGACGTTCGCCAAGTCATCGTCGCCGGCTATTTCGAACACGGTGTGGTCGGGATTCCCGAGAGCATTCCTACCGAGGTGATCACCTATTTTCCCGCGGCGGACAAAAGTCGCAAAGACTACTTCTGGGCTTACGCGTGGCATACCCAAAACGGCCGCGAACTACGGGCGCGGCTGAAGGATATCACGGGGCTGGACATCACCACCTTTCAGGGCCAGTACTCCGGCAAGCGGTTTGTCGTGGACGGAAAGAATGGCAGGGTCGCTGATTTTACCTCCGAGTCGGGCCCCGATTCGGATCACATCGCCAAGTCAGACAAGAACGCACACACGTTGGAAAACCAACTCCGCCGAGACGCAATGGAGGCCAAACGGCATCTGTCGCGGTTATCCGATCGGGTCGCGAAAAACCATCCTGCCCTCAAGCAACTCAAGGAAAACCTAGACCTGATCGACGACCAGCTCGAACGCATGGGCGCCGCACCGCTGGCAACGGTGACCGATCAATCGACGGCACAGCCAAAAACAACTCCGTCGGCGGAGTCCGATCAGCGCAGTGTCATCGAATCCCTGGTCCGACAATCATTCCGATTACAGATGCAACTGCAATTGGCCCGTATCGAAAAAGCCGAAGCCGATTTGCAACGGATCAAACACCAGTTGAAACAACGTCAAGAAGCGGCCGAAGAAATCATCGCCGCCCGCGTGGAAACATTGGTCAACCATGACGCGGCCGCCGCTGCTCGCGAGTCGAAAGTGGCGGATCACGAACCGAAAGTGCCGGCATCGGTCCACGCCAGCGAGGGTTGGAAGGCCTGGCGGACGCACAAGCCCGGGGATGCCTTAAAGAGCTTCCTGAAGGCGGTGGAGATGGAACCGGAAAACGAAGTGGCGTTGAACGGACTGGGTTGGACCTACGTGCATCTGGGCGAGTACGAAAAAGCGATCGCACAATTCAAGAGGATCGACAGTGAATCGCCGGTTCAGGGCGCCGCGCTGAACGGGATCGGCCAAAGCCTGCTGGCGATGGGCAAGCTGGACGAAGCGGAAAAGGTCCTGCTCGATGCGACCGAGAAAACGATCGCAAAAGAAGGTGAAGCGAGCGCTGCCCGGATGGGATTGGCCGCCTGGTACGGGTTGGTTCGCGTCTACCTGCAAAAGCAGGACAACGATCAAGCCAAACGGTGGAGTGAACGTTACCTCAAGCACAAGCCGGACGACCAAATGATGAAGGAGATGTTCGAGCAAGCCGAGGCGGCAACGGGCACGACGTCGGCGGAAGAATGA
- a CDS encoding RNA polymerase sigma factor, translated as MSVPDTRPSLLMRIRDPRDRQAWTEFSALYRPVVCRMARQRGMQPADAEDLAQQVLLAISRAIEGFDVDNGRAKFRTWLKTIARRAIINALTRGVPDRAVGGSDVIDLLNQQPADDEQTQTLMMQYRREIFLVAASQIRDEFQPQTWQAFYSSVVLGHDVRQVAETLGRSCGSVYTARSRVMKRLKDKVQELDLRGDRDER; from the coding sequence ATGTCCGTTCCTGACACACGACCGAGCCTGTTGATGCGGATCCGCGATCCGCGTGATCGTCAGGCCTGGACCGAGTTCTCGGCGTTGTACCGCCCCGTCGTGTGCCGAATGGCGAGGCAGCGGGGAATGCAGCCGGCCGACGCCGAGGATTTGGCTCAGCAAGTTTTGCTGGCAATCTCGCGAGCGATCGAAGGATTTGACGTCGACAACGGCCGAGCGAAGTTCCGAACCTGGCTGAAGACGATCGCCCGACGCGCGATCATCAACGCGCTGACCCGCGGTGTGCCCGACCGAGCCGTCGGCGGCAGCGACGTGATCGACTTGCTGAACCAACAGCCGGCCGACGACGAGCAAACGCAAACGTTGATGATGCAGTACCGCCGCGAAATCTTTTTGGTCGCCGCGTCGCAGATCCGCGACGAATTCCAGCCCCAGACCTGGCAAGCGTTTTACAGCAGCGTGGTGCTCGGTCATGACGTTCGGCAGGTCGCCGAAACGCTGGGACGTTCCTGCGGCAGTGTCTACACGGCGCGCAGCCGCGTGATGAAGCGTCTGAAAGACAAAGTCCAAGAACTCGATCTCCGGGGAGACCGCGACGAGCGATGA
- a CDS encoding serine/threonine-protein kinase, which translates to MKTKRTSCRVDQIEAFLAGSLPDAELAQLEQHLETCTRCDAELTRRTADESFWDDARAFLHCAGDIPGEHDTEDAPLPTRTDADDGDPSGDRRDALGGAVGFLDPTDDPNMLGRFGGYEISGIIGQGGMGVVMKGRDVSLDRFVAIKVLSPAYAGHSAARKRFAREAQAAAAVLHDNVIAIYGVDQWNDMPYLVMPYIKGESLQQRIDRAAPMSIEDILGISLQIARGLAAAHDQGLVHRDIKPANILMPASVSRVIITDFGLARTADDASLTRSGVLAGTPQYMSPEQAKGEAVDGRTDLFSLGSVMYAMACGRPPFRAETPYGVLRKITDQAHRPLSQLREDLPGWMGETIDRLLEKDPSRRFNDAHALADYLEDCLAHLRQPTTTLLPALQPTRKHRPVALFRGLLVAVVLVGGWFAIDRLTNQQVPRNQTGEHDTSNPSASPRSNPLLHDGDQTHLRWEFDTTPLDELETELDLLLEQSATDPFADPSSISE; encoded by the coding sequence ATGAAAACCAAACGCACTTCCTGTCGCGTCGACCAGATCGAAGCCTTTCTGGCCGGATCACTTCCCGACGCCGAGCTCGCCCAACTGGAACAACACCTCGAAACATGCACCCGCTGCGATGCCGAACTGACTCGCCGGACGGCCGACGAATCGTTTTGGGATGATGCCCGAGCCTTTCTTCATTGTGCCGGTGACATTCCCGGTGAGCATGATACCGAAGACGCGCCGCTGCCCACTCGTACCGATGCAGACGATGGAGATCCGTCCGGCGACCGGCGCGACGCCCTCGGTGGTGCCGTCGGATTCCTGGATCCCACTGACGATCCGAACATGCTGGGGCGCTTCGGCGGCTATGAGATCTCCGGTATCATCGGCCAAGGTGGAATGGGCGTGGTGATGAAGGGCCGGGATGTTTCGCTGGATCGTTTCGTCGCCATCAAGGTGCTCAGCCCAGCCTATGCCGGTCACTCTGCGGCGCGAAAACGCTTTGCCCGCGAAGCACAAGCCGCCGCCGCCGTGCTGCACGATAACGTGATCGCCATCTATGGCGTCGATCAATGGAATGACATGCCCTACCTGGTCATGCCTTACATCAAAGGCGAATCGCTGCAGCAGCGCATCGATCGTGCCGCGCCGATGTCGATCGAGGACATTCTGGGGATTTCACTTCAAATCGCTCGCGGGTTGGCGGCGGCACATGACCAGGGACTGGTCCACCGGGACATCAAACCGGCCAACATCTTGATGCCAGCCAGTGTTTCCCGAGTGATCATCACCGATTTCGGTTTGGCTCGAACGGCCGATGACGCCAGTTTGACACGCAGCGGTGTGCTGGCCGGGACGCCCCAGTACATGTCGCCCGAACAGGCCAAGGGGGAAGCGGTCGACGGCCGCACCGACTTGTTCAGCCTGGGCAGCGTGATGTACGCCATGGCGTGCGGTCGTCCACCCTTCCGTGCCGAAACGCCCTACGGCGTACTCCGCAAGATCACCGACCAGGCACATCGGCCTCTATCGCAACTGCGCGAAGATCTGCCCGGTTGGATGGGGGAGACCATCGACCGATTGCTCGAAAAGGATCCTTCACGGCGGTTTAACGATGCCCACGCGTTGGCCGACTACCTGGAGGATTGTCTGGCCCATCTCCGCCAACCCACGACGACGCTGCTGCCTGCCCTGCAGCCGACAAGGAAGCATCGACCAGTCGCGTTGTTCAGGGGGCTGTTGGTCGCTGTCGTTCTGGTCGGCGGATGGTTCGCGATCGATCGACTCACAAATCAACAAGTCCCGCGCAATCAGACCGGTGAGCACGATACCAGTAATCCGTCAGCGTCGCCCCGAAGCAATCCACTTCTGCACGACGGTGACCAAACACATTTGCGGTGGGAGTTTGATACGACACCACTGGACGAATTGGAAACCGAACTTGATCTCTTACTTGAACAATCCGCTACCGACCCATTTGCCGACCCATCATCAATCTCGGAGTGA
- a CDS encoding vWA domain-containing protein, which translates to MAPARKRWLTDGLDLDSNSRDPLPLDYPPQIPGACRSAADSVVYRGPPPVADGDSRSDDPDRPRAFPIPLDLSPRRREFESREKSAWVGSIIVHAAIVLLIAFLIAPADFSGYTTQTLVMTLSEEQPEIPIPMMLVDDVASEDSSLLAEVEEDPEIVKPVEVSLDVARPVIKLAGMKTKSGKSVGNVSGGARGSFFGIEAVGQDFVYIVDRSGSMNGVRYRRAIDELTRSIRELREDQRFFVLLFSSSSTPMFNGVQSMDMMQATAENKERLEDWLATIGTGGGTNPNSSLRTALRMNPNAVFMLSDGEFTETKSGKRGTLLKAGGDALSIAQASGTSIPIHAIAFEDPRSCKNMKELAELTGGEYRFVNSSGKTQRELLADARALMAEPKSKSRMRRQGQLSHQIGSIQVSEKAKQTYADLLVDDFEDAYGKIGEPDAAAPVPPLSELLELLEALVSSDPRRIALAPLQDKVAGELSRRLHEVADTAEVESACDAIIRWRGSRAATSVLDRVADHLATLNHDEPSKAFTRLRLIKRLHPQSKAVDVCQTLCDRIRDQIVQQSNQLLQRGDLVAAIRMLRTTSSGEFDPTVRSLTYQTLRDLTMKQLAAARDASLSHNRELKDSINAQLQKGFENDPLLDQWRKERVSRELNARRMLLQVGNNHRYAGIKQKRQQLQAIIDRYPEAIAATQAQAQLDQLPRWEAAVEQEESELIRMMDDTRRR; encoded by the coding sequence ATGGCTCCTGCTCGGAAACGCTGGCTGACCGACGGACTGGATCTGGACTCGAACTCGCGGGATCCGCTACCGCTGGATTATCCCCCGCAAATTCCCGGGGCGTGTCGTTCGGCTGCCGATTCGGTCGTCTACCGTGGTCCTCCGCCGGTAGCCGATGGTGATTCGCGGTCGGATGATCCGGATCGTCCGCGTGCGTTTCCAATTCCGCTGGATCTCTCGCCACGTCGTCGTGAGTTCGAAAGTCGTGAGAAATCGGCGTGGGTCGGTTCGATCATCGTCCACGCGGCGATCGTGTTGCTGATCGCCTTTCTGATCGCGCCGGCGGACTTCAGCGGCTACACGACGCAAACTTTGGTGATGACACTCAGTGAAGAGCAGCCGGAGATTCCGATCCCGATGATGCTGGTCGACGACGTCGCGTCGGAGGACTCGTCGCTGTTGGCGGAGGTCGAAGAAGATCCGGAGATCGTTAAACCGGTGGAGGTATCACTGGACGTCGCCCGCCCGGTTATCAAACTGGCCGGGATGAAAACCAAGTCCGGTAAATCCGTCGGCAACGTCAGCGGCGGGGCGCGTGGTTCGTTTTTCGGCATCGAAGCGGTCGGACAAGACTTTGTTTATATCGTCGATCGTTCCGGCAGCATGAACGGAGTGCGTTATCGTCGTGCGATCGATGAATTGACGCGGTCGATTCGCGAATTGCGAGAAGACCAGCGTTTCTTCGTGTTGCTGTTCAGCAGTTCCAGCACACCGATGTTCAACGGCGTGCAGTCGATGGACATGATGCAGGCGACCGCCGAGAACAAGGAACGGCTGGAAGACTGGCTGGCGACGATCGGCACCGGCGGCGGAACCAACCCGAATTCGTCCCTGCGAACCGCGCTCCGAATGAATCCGAATGCGGTGTTCATGCTGTCCGACGGCGAGTTTACAGAGACGAAATCCGGCAAGCGTGGCACATTGCTGAAAGCCGGCGGAGACGCGCTCTCGATCGCTCAGGCGTCGGGCACCTCGATCCCGATTCATGCGATCGCGTTTGAAGATCCGCGGAGTTGCAAGAACATGAAAGAATTGGCCGAACTGACCGGCGGCGAATATCGCTTCGTCAACTCGTCCGGCAAAACCCAGCGCGAACTGCTCGCCGATGCGAGAGCCCTGATGGCCGAGCCGAAAAGCAAATCGAGGATGCGTCGGCAAGGTCAACTGAGTCATCAAATCGGATCGATCCAGGTGTCCGAAAAAGCGAAGCAGACCTACGCGGACCTGTTGGTCGACGATTTCGAGGATGCCTACGGCAAGATCGGCGAACCTGACGCGGCCGCTCCCGTTCCGCCATTGAGCGAATTGCTAGAACTCTTAGAAGCACTGGTCAGCAGCGATCCCCGCCGCATCGCGCTCGCGCCTTTGCAAGACAAGGTTGCCGGGGAATTGTCGCGTCGTTTGCACGAGGTGGCGGACACTGCTGAAGTCGAATCCGCCTGTGACGCCATCATCCGATGGCGTGGTTCCCGCGCCGCGACAAGCGTCTTGGACCGTGTTGCCGATCATCTGGCAACATTGAATCACGACGAACCGTCAAAGGCGTTTACCAGACTTCGGTTGATCAAGCGATTGCACCCGCAATCCAAAGCCGTCGACGTCTGCCAAACTCTATGCGATCGAATTCGTGATCAGATCGTCCAACAGAGCAATCAGTTGCTCCAGCGCGGCGATCTGGTGGCCGCGATCCGGATGTTGCGCACGACCAGTTCGGGCGAATTCGATCCGACCGTCCGCTCGTTGACCTATCAAACGCTGCGTGATCTGACGATGAAGCAGTTGGCCGCGGCGCGCGACGCATCGCTAAGCCACAATCGGGAGCTCAAAGATTCGATCAACGCGCAATTGCAGAAAGGATTCGAAAATGATCCGCTGCTTGACCAGTGGCGCAAAGAACGCGTCAGCCGAGAACTCAACGCGCGGCGGATGTTGTTGCAGGTCGGCAACAATCATCGTTACGCGGGGATTAAACAGAAACGACAGCAGCTTCAAGCGATCATCGATCGTTATCCCGAGGCGATCGCGGCAACACAGGCGCAAGCCCAGCTGGATCAATTGCCACGGTGGGAAGCCGCGGTCGAGCAAGAGGAATCGGAGTTGATTCGAATGATGGACGACACGCGACGACGATGA